The genome window ATGTTTCTAACAAAGCCTCttgaggggatttgggattctaGTGCCAAACAAGGTCTTATTTTCAAGTACTGTTTGGTATTTATACAGTACAAGATTTGTACTAACCACAATTACAGATCTCTGGGAAAATATGCAGCTGAGCTGACAAATTCTGCTCTCCTGGTTTGATATTTCCAGTTGGTGCCAGGCTCGTGTGCTAGCATTTGGAGAAAGAAGCCAGCTCTGTTCTTCTCCCCAAGTGTATTTTGGGTGGGGCAGATATCTGCATCCAACACTCTGCTCCCTTGTCTGCATGGGAATGCACAGacaccaggacccccaggtgtATTTTGGGTGAGGCAGATATCTGCATCCAACACTCTGCTCTCTTGTCTGCATGGGAATGCACAGACACCAGGAAGGCTTTGATTGCAGTTGGGGGAATTTGGTGATGAGGAACCAAATCTGACCATGCTGCTTTCCTTCATGCTGCAAGGAAAATCTGCAGGACTGGGAAAGAGGGTTACCAACTGGCACTAGCTCTAGTATTTGAAGGGTTCATAACACAGTTTTCTGATTTATTAATGGCAGCTTTGCCTCTGATAATGCTTACAGCCACTGGGTCAGAACTTCTGGATCTGAGGTATAATTTGTTACACTTTGGCCAGTTTCTGCCATGGGCAGTTTATCCCATTTCTGTTCATACTTACAAGAGCTGCAGATATTGTGGGTgtaccttccactagaccagcttGCTGCCTCTGGGAATTTAATCTTAAGATTGCCTGTAGCAGACAGTGCTGTGTTAAATGAGAGCAAGAAGGTTTGGTGCCCTAAGGCTGTAGAAAGCCAGGACAGGCTTTGAGACCAGAATTTTGCTGTGAATGGAGATTTTTAAGTATTGCTTCCTTGGGGAGCACAGCACAACATTAGTAGCcagattctttaaaaaaatcttggtcTCTGTAAGTCCCTTAATAATCAAATCTGTTTGTACAGCCCTTTCTCCTGGTCAAAACAAGAGGCTTCAGGAGAAGGAGCATTGCAAAAATCAGCACAATAAGATGTGTTTGAGTTTAGGAAGGTCTTCAAGGGGtgaagtaaaataatatttagctGTAGGCACTTGTGATTGGAGCATCTGGCTGTTAATGTCAGTGTTAGAGTAGGAGGATGTTGTTTGATGGAGCATTAGGAGGTGAAATCCAGGGGCTCCTGGTTGCAGTGGCCACTATTGTGAATGGCTGCTTGCTGAATTTTTCCAAGTCTGAGCAGGTAGTGAGTGACAGTGTTAGGGTAACTCTTGGTGGGGGAAGATGTGATTTTGATcttctggggctgcaggaaccAGTTTTTCCTGGTTGATGTGGGCagcttgctgctctgcaggctggatgTGTCTTGCAAAGATAAGATGTGATGCTGGTGTGTTTTGCCTTCCTGTGGCACTTGGTTCAGTTCATTGTCTGgtaaacagcagcagggaactgGTGAACATCTGGTTTAGGAACTCAGACCTACTTTGGTATGAAAGACACTTGATAAGTTCAGGTTACCTCTAACAAGTTTTTAACAAGTCTAGGCCATGGTCAGTAGACACAATGTATTTATGAAATGCTTCTCACCATGTTGAAGTCTGGGTCTGATATAACCTGTAGACTGAAACTGGATAAACAAAAACATCAAACCAGGTTGCCAATCCCTCCTGGTGGTTAAAGTATTTGACTCTCGTAGTACTTGCACGTAAGTCCATCTTCTTTCTCTTAAGGAAATTTCACTTGAGTGGCTTTCATCTCTTCTGAAACTGCTCCGTTTTCTCCCTCAGAGCAAGTTTGATAACCTTTATGGCTGCAGAGAGTCCCTCATCGATGGCATCAAGCGTGCCACAGATGTGATGATtgctgggaaggtggcagtggtggcagggTACGGGGACGTGGGCAAGGGCTGCGCCCAGGCCCTGCGGAGCTTCGGAGCCAGAGTCATCATCACCGAAATCGACCCCATCAACGCCCTCCAGGCAGCCATGGAAGGTGGGAGCTgaagcagggcaggaattcGGGGTTCTGACAGCATCTCTGCATGTCTGTGTAGAGCAGTAAAGGAGAGCTGGCCAGGAGCAGTTCAGTGGGTttcagccctgtccctgctgagggaGAGTTGAATCCAGTTGAACTGCAGGAATTCTTTCCTTGCAGTTAGGGAAGGAGTTTGTTGCTAGAGGCCTTGAAAGTGTGTTTGGAATCAACGATTGCTGAGGGATTGTCCTCAAATTGTGTGGTTCTAATCTCCAGTGGGGGAGAAGGCTGGACTggaattaaaacattaaaaagcacCTGGCCTTACCcttattagattttttttttttttttgaagagcaatgccatggggggggggggggggggggggggggggggggggggggggggggggggggggggggggggggggggggggggggggggggggggggggggggggggggggggggggggggggggggggggggggggggggggggggggggggggggggggggggggggggggggggggggggggggggggggggggggggggggggggggggggggggggggggggggggggggggggggggggggggggggggggggggggggggggggggggggggggggggggggggggggggggggggggggggggggggggggggggggggggggggggggggggggggggggggggggggggggggggggggggggggggggggggggggggggggggggggggggggggggggggggggggggggggggggggggggggggggggggggggggggggggggggggggggggggggggggggggggggggggggggggggggggggggggggggggggggggggggggggggggggggggggggggggggggggggggggggggggggggggggggggggggggggggggggggggggggggggggttttttttttttttgaagagcaATGCCATGCTCTCTGTCTTTCCAGCTAAGCTCAGGGCATGCTCTGGAGCTGTTCTTTTCTGTGGGTGCCACATGTAACTTTGCCTCTTGGTACCAGTTTATCCTGTTTCTCTTCACACCTGCCAAGAACTGCAGGTGTTGTGGGGGCACTTACTTTGTGAATTCAACCCCCTGAATCCAGTctgagtgctgtgctgcactATACCTCTGGACATTGAATGCACAGATCCACAGGTTTGAAAAGGGTGAGGGATGGATGGTTTTTGTGCCATGTTATTTAGCAAGACCAGTATCCCACCACCTTCCATCATCCCTAGGCCAGGTGCGGGCAGAAACATTTGACTCATTCTTTCTCTGCACTTCTCTACTTTTAGTATTGTGTCCCACTTGTTAATAAATGTTGGTGGTTGTATAGAGAAgtaactttttctcttttcaggttATGAAGTTACCACCATGGAGGAGGCCTGCAAAGAGGGCAACATCTTTGTCACCACCACTGGCTGCACCGACATTGTGCAGGGCAGGTATGGCCAAGCCACTTGCTTTAGTGAAAGCATACCTGTCCAGttagatttctttctttaaatacagTAATAACCTGTGTGGTTAGGATTAGCACACAGTCTGACTTCTGAACATCAGAATTTAGCATGAATTTAGTGAGAAAATAAGTCTTTGGTCAGTTTTGTTGGATATTGCCACATTGTAGTTGTTCCTGGCTTATAGAATGTAATGATGGAGCAACAAAAGCTGTAGAGGGGTAGATTGACTTTTGGAGAATTAGGGCATTGGGGCTGAATTCTGTGTTAGGCCAGACGAATGTGAACAGAAGAGGAGGCAGGTAAGGGTTGAGAGGGATTCCATCTGTTGGTGCACATAGCAGCTGAAGCCTGTTCTCAATGAACTGCCCTGCAGAGTTTGGTTACTGCTTCTTAGAACTCAGTTTATAGCCCCAGCTCCACAGACTCCCTCCTTTCTTTGCCATGATGACTGTAGATGTTGTAATGGAAGATCAGGTTAGGTGGGAGGAGATCAGGCCATTAGTATCTAGAGATGTAAAACTGCTGGGAATTTCAAAGtcatgaaggaaataatttcttctgtgtaAGGAGGATAACTGCAGGTATTTGTTTTGaccaatcaaacaaaattttattactTTCCATACCGGGAAAATACTTTCTCTCCAGTAAGCTCTTACATCCTTGGGAAATGTCCTTCCCAAGGACTTTCAAGAAGCTTTAAAGGCTTTTCCTGTAGACTTCCCATGCCTGGAGGGGTTTCCAGCCCCACACACCTTGTGAGAATCAATCCAGTTACTGAGCTGGGCACTTGTCAGGGCTGTGGATTGGAGCATCTGCTGAGGGAGAAAACTGTGTGGATTAACTTTTgatacaacttttttttcttttgcaggcaCTTTGAGCAGATGAAGGATGATGCCATAGTGTGTAATATTGGCCATTTTGATGTGGAAGTTGATGCCAAGTGGCTGAATGACAATGCAGTGGAGGCAGTGAATGTCAAACCTCAGGTAAGGCAGCCTTTCCACAGGCTCTCCTGCTGGAAAAAGGCAATGACTGTTCAGTGTCTGTTTCTAGAAAGGAGATTATTTCACTTGAGATTCTTCGGTGTTTCTAGCTTTGTTGGAAGCCACTGTTCCTCTGGTGAGAATGCAGATTCTGCTAACCTGGAGCAAACTGCATGTGATATTCTTGGGTTGGCATTAAAGCAATTGTTTCCAGCTAGTGCCCAAGTCCCTCTGGGGTGATGTGCCTGGTATGGGTACATCTTTCTCCATGTGTTTATTCCCACTTCCTTGAGAGACAGGAGCCTACCCTTAGTGCTGACTGTAGAGAATGAATTGCATCAAGTCCATTCAGCTTTGATGTTTGGGGCATGGGCAGGGGGTATGCCAATGTGCTTGCTTCAATAGCCCTGAGCTGAAAACAATGCCTGAGCTCAGCTTCAGGAAGCAAGTTAGATGAGGAATACAGAGCAGAGCATTAGAGACCCTATAAAACTTAAGAGCAGAGCCCTTGACAGATTGACTGATGCCTGACCTGAATTTCCTCCTGTGGAGCTATTTGCTCATGtactgctctgcagcagaacagTTGTGGTCCTAAGGGAATCTCAATGGAATCTCTTTTGGCATTCTGTCAGGGTTTGAAAAAATTCACAcctctttgttttcaaagtatggtgtgatttttttaatctactcTGAGATTGAAGCTCAGGAAAGCCTGTCTGGAGCTCTGCCAAACTTGGGTTTCTCTTCCAGACTTGGGGGCTTCATTTTAGAAACCTGTGTGGGCAGACTAGGCAAGATGTTTCACCCTTGCTCAGCTTGCATACCCACCATGTATTTGCTTTCAGCTCTGGCTTTAGCTACACaaggaaaatcaaaatctgaaaatttcagctttcaaCTGTGTCTtaaagcagagaagcaaaactgaaaatagaTCAAAACTGTTCTGTGACACCAGCATTGAGGGAGAGCATCACATAGAGCAAACCAGGCTTTATCTGACTTTGTGTGGGACTTCTGGTTACCTTTTGAAGAGTGAGTTTCCTTGCTGATACCAAGATTCTCGGACAGGTTTTGTAGCTTTTAATAACACCACACCCAAACATACCTCTCACATCTCCATCTGCCCTTCCAATTTTCCTAACTCCCCTGTGGCTTATTGGCCACCCACATCAAAGTCTTACTAAGCACTTGTGAGAGGTTGGTTGGGACACTTGGCACAGTCTTAACCAGATCTAAAGTTGTACCCTCAAGTTGTCACTATGTTCAGGTTTGCTCTTGCCCATGGCTTAGTGGAGCTGactgtgctcagcagctctcaTCCTAGAGGAACCCACAGGTACCTGCCTGCTTTCTGCTAGCTCAGGTTCTTAGTGGAGCTgactctgctcagcagctctcatCCTAGAGGAACCCATAGGTACCTGCCTGCTTTCTGCTAGCTCAGGTTCTTTTGAAACTAAGCCTTGGACTGCTTGAATGACAGAGTGCAGTAAGGTGCAGTGTGATCCCAGGTATGAAAATTGTAATGAGTTTTtggtttaaaagaaatgaaattaccTTTTGAAAAAGATGGAATTGGGGTTAGAGTTGTCCATATGGATTAATGCTGAGGAAATGTAACTTCctaaatattcagatttttacTAAAACCTGGCAGCTTCTTTTCTGTATCCTGAGCCAGAGAGAGAAATACAGCACGGAACAAAAAGCCCTGACTTTCTGTGAGGACATCTGTCTCTGAATGAGAGGATTAATGCCAGGGTTGAGGGTGGTTAACTTCAGCTGAAGGTACAAAGTAATTGAGACTGTGTCCAGCATGAAAGTTTCAGTACCATGGGCTGATGTAAGAGATGTTTAATACTTCAATAAGAAAAGCATCTTACTGTGCCATTGTGACTGATCTGTTGCTCTCAGAGGACAGGTGAGGAGGAAATAGGCTTGTTACTAAGAGCTGGCAGGTTGGTTTGGCTCTGGGTTtgcactgcagccctgctcagctgtgtttgGGTATCAGAGACTGACCTACAGCACAAACTCAAATCGAGAGGGCAAGGAAAGGTCAAGGTCAATGAGCTTTGGCTTATAAATTATTTGTGTATAGTGTGAAGGGCAGTGCAAAGCAGCTACAAAGCCCAGAGCCAAGTAAATTCCAATGGGGAACAGGCACTTGTCTAAGTGTGGAGAGGAGCTTATTGCTTGGAGAACTTGAATTCTACTTCTGGAGCAATTTCTTGAGCTTATAAATCAGCCTGTTTATCTGTCTGTATATGAGATGTGTTTCTCATCTCATGAAGCATCTGCTGGTGCCAccactatttttatttctgtgcattaattttacattttctatgTTTCCCTGTGCACTGAATGACTCCTGTCAGCAGGACAGGTTTCTGAAGGTGGGTTTTTCAGGTTTCTGAAGGTGTAGGGTTCTGTGCCCAAGCCAGCAGCTGTCCAGGGACAAGTTGTGTGAATATTATGTAAGGATATAAGACTTTGACACCTAAACCACCCAATTCAGAGTTCAAAACTGAAATGCTACTTTTAACTGCTCAACTGTCTTTTAGTAGTTCAATCTGTAAATGCAGTGTTTGTTATAAGTAGTACTGTAGGTGTTCTCAGGATTTTTCATGTTCTGCTTCCCATCTGGTTCCTTCTTTGGTTTTTTACTTCCTCCCATAATCTCATGATGGCCcatatggggttttttgagtGGACAGGAGCACTGTTACTGATCCACAATGAAGAACTGGCATCCAAAATAAcaactgcagctgctcagggggGTTTGTCCTTATCCCACCTGCTGAGTGCTTTTGGGCAGGAGAAACCAAGACTGGTTTAGGGCTGCACTTTGAGGTGGTTACTGCCTGCACGTGTTGTGCTGAAATCACAATAATCTGTCATGTGAACCCAAGAAGCAGAAGATGGTGTTGTGCTTGAAGCATggccagggcaggcaggtggAGGCACAGACCTGCTCTGAAGGCAAAAAACCTGTCATAGAAAATATGGTTTGTATTTATTGGTTTGCTCTTGGCATCTCTGCTAAAGTCCTGCACAAGGATGTTTTTTCACAAGAGGGTGTTGTAACAATTACAGCCTCATCACATGTGGCTTTTAACTTACAGGCcaaaattgaaaattatgtGTTTTACTTAATATTAAATAACTTTTAGCTTCTAAAGTTTAAATACAGCTGTGGGTAAGGACCCTTTTAGGTCTGTCACAGTTGCTTTGCTGTGCTAGCAGAAGATAAATGGACTGAAGCGTTAGGTTTTGTCAAAGTTGATTGCTGATTATGTTTTAAGTATTTCCAAAGTGCTCTACTCCCAAATGCTTGGTGTGACATGAGCAATAAATACCAGTTAATGCTGAATATTCTTGTGACTTATGAGCCATATTGGTGtttgattatttctttaatattgcAACCTCCTCCAAGATgaaggcagggcagagaggcaGAAGGCAGCTAGTGAGAGCTGGAAAGGAGTAGCAGGGTTAAGTTTAACATTGCAGGAGTGCAGCCTGGCCCAGGCAGTTGGGGCTTATGCTGAGTTGCACTGTCTGTCTCCTGAGTTGTGTGGGACTCTCACAGCTGAGGCTCTGTCTCCTTAGCCCATCTGAGCAGGACTCTGTGCAGAGTTCTTCTGTCCCTGGGGAGACTTGGGGAGGATCGTGCCTGTGATCCCCCAAGGGCAAAGCAGGGTACACTAGGAGCCAGGACAGCTGTTTATTGTATGTATTGGCCTTGCAGAGGTGGGAACAATTCCAGGGGACCTTCAGCAGGATGAGGACTCTAGCTGTTACCCTGTGTTAGATGCATGCAGAGGTGTTCCCTCTTTCTGTCACCACGCACCATTGTGACCAGTGGGTGCAGATGAACTGGGATTTACTGCTAGCAGCAATTCCTATCACAGCTGGCTAGGACTACATGCGTGTGGAAAAGCCAGGAGAATTGAAGagctggttaaaaaaaaaaaaacggtGAGCTGGTTAAAAAAATTAGGGAGCTGGTTGAAAAAAGGTGGGAGAGagctggttaaaaaaaaaagtgggagaGAGCTGGTGAAAAACAAAGCGGATGGCAGGATGGGTGTGCTGTGAAGcccagggtttttttgcagacacctgggatggagagaggggTGTCTGTTACAATTcaggtgctgcagtgctgagttgctgggggagggaggcccctgagcccaggctgcacGTCTGACTGTCTCCACTGCTGCTCCCGCAGGTGGATCGCTACACCCTGCGCAACGGCCGCCACATCATCCTGCTGGCCGAGGGCCGCCTGGTCAACCTGGGCTGTGCCATGGGCCACCCCAGCTTCGTCATGAGCAACTCCTTCACCAACCAGGTCCTGGCACAGATCGAGCTCTGGACCCACAGTGACAAATACGCCGTGGGGGTCCACTTCCTGCCAAAGAAGGTGAGTGACGGCCACACAAAGGTGCTGGTGTGGCTTTGGTTGTGCTTGAACTCATTTTCCTACTGAAGGTTTTTGTTGCAAAGTGGTTGTGTCCTTCAGAGGATGTTTGGCTTTGGATGTGCTAGGTGTGAATGCACTGTTCTTTTGTGTGCAGAGCTGTCCTGTGATAGAACATCCAGGAAAAACTTCTACCAACCAGCTTGTTCCTTTTACAAGCCTTTCTAGCAGCAAAGTATGTAGTGGGCAGAGTTGAAGCTGGAGTGAAACTGAATCCCTTTCATGGTGGCTGATAGAGTCCTGATCCCATTTGCACCTGAGAGAGCTTATCTCAATCTGGTCCTAATAACTTCACAAAATATTAATGACAGATTTTCTTGGATTTCCCTTTAAACTTATCTCTGCATTCTTTGTTCTTGGAAAAGTCTGCATCATGTCACAGGTTGCACATTTCTTCTAGAAAACTAacatggttttaattttccaaaacaaGCCTGGGAATTTGAGATGGTTCATGGAAAAAGATGCCGGAGTTAAATCCCACTGCCTTTGGAGCACAACCAGGTGTGAGagtaaatgagaaaatactttCCATTTGGGAAGTAGAATGTGTATGTTTGGGTTTACTCATGAGGTGTTTGCTGAAGAACTTAAGTTT of Ficedula albicollis isolate OC2 chromosome 20, FicAlb1.5, whole genome shotgun sequence contains these proteins:
- the AHCY gene encoding adenosylhomocysteinase, with the translated sequence MPGLMKMREMYSASKPLKGARIAGCLHMTVQTAVLIETLIVLGAEVQWSSCNIFSTQDHAAAAIAKAGIPVFAWKGETDEEYLWCIEQTLYFKDGQPLNMILDDGGDLTNLVHTKYPQLLKGIRGISEETTTGVHNLYKMKANGTLKVPAINVNDSVTKSKFDNLYGCRESLIDGIKRATDVMIAGKVAVVAGYGDVGKGCAQALRSFGARVIITEIDPINALQAAMEGYEVTTMEEACKEGNIFVTTTGCTDIVQGRHFEQMKDDAIVCNIGHFDVEVDAKWLNDNAVEAVNVKPQVDRYTLRNGRHIILLAEGRLVNLGCAMGHPSFVMSNSFTNQVLAQIELWTHSDKYAVGVHFLPKKLDEAVAAAHLDKLSVKLTKLSDKQAKYLGLPRDGPFKPDHYRY